In one Culex quinquefasciatus strain JHB chromosome 2, VPISU_Cqui_1.0_pri_paternal, whole genome shotgun sequence genomic region, the following are encoded:
- the LOC6038124 gene encoding cytochrome b-c1 complex subunit 10, translated as MRIPIGPKQAEQATKWISSAVGFGAAGSLIGLYLTDWRCIVTYIPFYGGKFKSEE; from the exons ATGAGGATCCCAATCGGACCGAAACAGGCCGAACAGGCCACCAAGTG GATCTCGTCCGCCGTCGGCTTCGGAGCGGCCGGCTCCCTGATCGGACTGTACCTGACCGATTGGCGCTGCATCGTGACCTACATCCCGTTCTACGGTGGCAAGTTCAAGTCGGAGGAATAA
- the LOC6038123 gene encoding transcription factor grauzone: protein MENNLICRLCLYNNENILPIFGEPQREAKLQEKLLQYVNLEVKEDDPLPKLICLKCFQTIESFHAFYQEVTQNQTVFEYTTQPGIMVISDQDSHTTYILKEDEVLAGSQQSCIEMDELSMETIQLRPSTSSTATVQISDQRVTLVQLPRDVVVGSARKTQPSVTSSGLPTYDESQKSRQVIAIVKDALGEEKIIIDRLEETEEESGIPVIIDQTASVEEPQTFTLVHEDPEDVKVALDSENDDDDDDDEPEEEILQIDDSDDELQPEKRSVSNSKDFPKKFIQDGQLVVRGKELSALMGRFYDLTCEFCMEGGKDEDEIVSFTEMDLYLAHCKEMHATKGHVWCCSGRIIKPKMMAMHMARHLQPEAFKCPECGKVMSTPQILQYHIQNHRPEEERPLQCRQCPRRFSYGSALLAHAQSHLPEAVRSRYVCDDCGKNFSSASKLAEHWAVHGGTTAGTSGDGSDRKSQQMMTYVCQVCAKQFTSKSNLTYHLTTHQPKIHQVQCERCKKWLRNKLCLRKHMVQHSDTRHQCTYPGCEYSAVNLQCLRNHIRVQHSDVKPFECDVCGKSFKLKNTLLNHQVQHTGVKKFACEFCSRTFASSGNYYAHRKRMHPQELAVQKKRKEDEENEFRKTKLLSKSK, encoded by the exons ATGGAGAACAATCTCATCTGTCGTTTGTGCCTGTATAACAATGAAAATATCCTGCCAATTTTTGGTGAACCACAGCGGGAGGCCAAGTTGCAGGAGAAATTGCTGCAATATGTGAATTTGGAG GTCAAAGAGGACGACCCTTTGCCGAAGCTGATCTGTTTGAAATGCTTCCAAACGATAGAGAGCTTCCACGCGTTCTACCAGGAGGTAACCCAGAATCAGACCGTGTTCGAGTACACGACCCAGCCGGGAATCATGGTGATCAGCGATCAGGACTCGCACACCACTTATATCTTGAAGGAGGACGAAGTACTCGCTGGAAGTCAGCAGTCATGCATCGAGATGGACGAGCTCAGCATGGAGACGATTCAGCTGCGACCTTCGACGTCTTCAACTGCCACGGTGCAGATCAGCGATCAACGGGTAACGTTGGTTCAGCTACCGCGGGATGTTGTCGTTGGGTCAGCTAGGAAGACACAACCTTCGGTGACTTCGTCTGGACTTCCGACTTATGATGAGTCGCAGAAGAGTCGGCAAGTGATTGCAATCGTTAAGGATGCACTTGGGGAAGAGAAGATCATCATCGATCGGTTGGAGGAAACGGAAGAGGAGAGTGGGATCCCAGTGATTATCGACCAAACGGCGTCGGTGGAAGAACCACAAACCTTTACGCTGGTTCATGAAGATCCAGAGGATGTTAAGGTAGCGCTGGACAGTGAAaatgacgacgatgacgatgatgacgaaCCGGAGGAAGAAATCCTCCAAATTGACGATTCCGATGACGAGCTTCAGCCGGAGAAGCGAAGCGTGTCAAACTCGAAAGATTTCCCTAAAAAGTTCATTCAGGACGGTCAGCTTGTGGTCCGAGGGAAGGAGCTGTCGGCGTTGATGGGCCGGTTTTACGACTTGACGTGTGAGTTTTGCATGGAGGGTGGCAAGGATGAGGACGAGATTGTGAGCTTCACCGAGATGGATCTGTACCTGGCGCACTGCAAGGAGATGCACGCGACCAAGGGCCACGTGTGGTGCTGCAGCGGGCGGATCATCAAGCCGAAGATGATGGCGATGCACATGGCGCGGCATCTGCAGCCGGAGGCGTTCAA ATGTCCCGAGTGCGGCAAGGTGATGAGCACCCCCCAGATCCTTCAATACCACATCCAGAACCACCGCCCCGAGGAGGAACGGCCACTCCAGTGCCGCCAGTGTCCGCGGCGCTTTAGCTACGGAAGTGCCCTGCTGGCGCACGCCCAATCGCACTTGCCGGAGGCCGTCCGGTCGCGCTACGTTTGCGACGACTGCGGCAAAAACTTCAGCTCTGCTTCCAAACTCGCCGAACATTGGGCGGTTCATGGCGGGACGACGGCGGGAACGAGTGGCGACGGGTCAGACCGGAAGTCCCAGCAGATGATGACGTACGTGTGTCAGGTTTGCGCCAAGCAGTTCACCTCCAAGAGCAATCTGACGTACCATTTGACGACGCACCAACCGAAGATCCACCAGGTGCAGTGTGAACGGTGCAAGAAGTGGCTCCGGAACAAGTTGTGTCTCCGGAAGCACATGGTGCAGCACTCGGACACCCGCCACCAGTGTACCTACCCGGGCTGTGAGTACTCGGCCGTAAATCTTCAGTGTCTGAGGAACCACATTCGGGTTCAGCACTCGGACGTGAAGCCGTTTGAATGCGATGTGTGTGGGAAAAGCTTCAAGTTGAAGAATACACTGCTGAATCACCAGGTTCAACACACTGGCGTTAAGAAATTTGCTTGCGAGTTTTGCTCGCGGACATTTGCCTCGAGTGGGAATTACTACGCGCACCGGAAGCGGATGCACCCGCAGGAGCTGGCCGTGCAGAAGAAGCGCAAGGAGGATGAGGAGAA CGAATTCCGGAAAACCAAGCTTCTTTCCAAGTCGAAATGA